CATCATCTTTGAGTCCTAAACATTCTCTAATATCCATTAGGGATTATTCTTTGACTCACAGGTAATTTAGAAGCGTGTTTTTAAACTTCCAAACAGGAAACTTTAACAATTACCtctgaagttttaaaattgttCTACGGCCAGATACGATGCCGATGCTTTGAAATATGACTTGCTTTATGGACTAGGAGATGGTCCGTTTTCACCACTGTTCCACGTGTGCTTGAGGTAcacactgttttgttttgaattttttgctgcatcccgaggcatatgggatcttagttccctgaccagggatcaaacccgcaccccctgcattggaagcatagagtcctaaccaccggactacCAGGCAAGTCCCGGTACACACTGTTTTTAGATAACACTGTTCTGTGTGTCCACCAGATCAAGCTTACAAACGCTCTCGTTGAAACCTTCCCTATGCCTCTGATTTTGTCTGCTTAGTGTATCAACTCCTAACGGAGATGTTAAAAATCTCCCCCTTTGGTTCGTGAATTGATTTCTCCTTGTAGTGGGTGAGTTTCTGCTACAGATTTGAAGCTGTTCCTGCTGCAGGACCGTTCTACCTTCCAGGTGATCTGCACCCCTTCCGTTACGTGgcgactttttttttctctactagtGCCTTTTACCTTAGAGTCTTCATCTTATAATACAACCACATCAGCTTCCTTTCGGTTACCATCCGTTCCTTAACTGGAGTTTAGTCAAAAGAATTTTATTAAcagttttactgaaatataatccacataccataaaattcattgaGTTTTGTCCCGTGCATTCATCCCGGCTGCCTGCGGGCTTGGACTTAACTGTGCACCCTCCACTGGCCTCGCTCGGTTCTAGGTTTTACTCTTTCTCTCCTGCCTCCCCCTAGATCGGTAACTGTCTACCCCACTCCGCTGTTCCTCCTGCTAATTCACTAACACTGTTTCTTTTAGTGGTTACCTTAGGATTTTTAACGTGCGTGTTTACCTTAAATTCTAGGTTTCACCCACCTTCGAAATTAACTTCGAATAACTCAATTCCAGGCAGCCTGAGGACGGCCCCGCCTTCTCCCAGTTACCGAGCCCGTCAACTCCACTTCAACTCAGGCTACAGGAGCTGGGTTTTGTCCTTTCCAAGTGAGTTTGGGGCAGACACAGCAGTTCCTGCTCCTGTGAACACGGGAGAGGAAAAGggcgccagggaagcccccccagacgccccctccctcctcaccgCGCCCTCGCCCCCCAACCCCGCCACTTTCAGGGAGCGCTCCGGCCCCACAAGGGGAGCCTAGAGCCCGGATGTGGGTCACCCCTCCCCCGGATCCGAAGGCGCTTAAGCACGCGGCGGCGTCCGCTCTCCGCCGGGCCCTCAGGCCAGGCCGGCCCGCTCCAGGTCCTGGGGCAGGATGCGGCCCTTCTTGCGGGCCTTCTCCAGGCGCCGCTCGGCCCTGGCCGCCTTCTTCTCGCGCACGTTCTGCCGCCGCCTGTCCTGCCGCCGCTGCATCCTCCCCACCACGTGCGCCGTGCGCTTCTCCCACGCGCGCTGCCGCTGCGCCCGCCGCTTCTCCTTGCGCTTCAGGGCCTCCTGCAGCAGGCGCTCGTCGTCGCGGATCTTCACGCCCTCGGCCTTGTACAGCACGTTAGTCCACTGCATCTTGGCCTCGAGCTCCCGGGCCTGGCCCGCGTCCTGGTCCCGCAGCTCCTCCAGCCGGGCCCGCCGCGCCTGCAGGCGCTCCAGCAGCTGTCGGTAGTTCCTGCCCGTCAGCGGCGTCAGGTTCCCCTTCAGCTTCTGCCTCTTCTCCTTCCTGCGCTGCGCCTTGCTGCCCGGCTCCTCCTCGCTCACCTCCACCTCGGGGGAGAGGGCGATGTGAGCCGAGCGCCActtcccgcccgcccgcccggggCCCCGCGCACTGCGGCCACCTCCGCCCGCCCGACGGCCGCGCGGCGCTCACCTTATTGAAGAGCAGCCCCGGCCGGGCCTGCGCCTCCTCGCGGGACGCCTCGGGAGGCGGCTCAGCGGCCTCCGCCCCCTCGGGGGCCTTGGCCGCCTTCTCCTTTGCTCTCAGCTCCCTCCGCTTCCTCTTCTTCCGGTCGCGCTCCTGCTTCCTCCGGCGTCTTTTCTCCGAAGCGGCGGGAGACGACAACTCGGCGCGGCCCTGCGGCGCAAGCAGGTGCTCGCTCGTAAGGTTCTCCCAACCGCGGGGCCCCCAGCCGGGCACACGGAATCAAGGCAGGAAAAAGGGCCCGCCCCGTGCAGCGTTCCACCCGGAGGTGACCTGGCACCCAAAGTGCACCCAAAACAAGGACAAGGGGACCCCATGAGAACCATGCCTTCCGGACCCCAGGAATCTACCATACTAGGGCACTTCCCAAACATGGTGCCTCTAAGTCTCCCCAGTGACCCAATAAGGGACGTGTGGTCCTCCATCATTTCAGAGACAAGGACGGGGGCTGAGCCGAGGCCACCACCCAGACCTCGGCGTTGGGTCAGAACACCGCACCTGTGCAGACCAGCGCACGATTCTGACCCCTGCGGGGCCGCCAAGGGTGCTCTGGACCACTGCAGGAAGGCAGGGCCCTCGGGCCTGTGCCAGGACAGTGCAGAAAGAAGCCAGGGGACTGTCCCCACACAGCAGGAGGCTTGGGGGAGGACCAcaggaaaagggggggggggtggcgatGCCATCCGCGCTGAGGCTGGTTGAGGTCCTGGAGCGTCCCATGGCTGTCACCTCGGGCTGGTCACCTCATCTCAGGCCCTGGCTTACCTCACAGGGCCGTCGAGCATTTAGATGGACAAACGTGCAGGAATTGTCACCCAGTGTGGGTGTGTTAGCAAAATCAGCTTCCCTGAGGGAAGAGGCTGAGCCTCTCTCCAAGACCGCAGAACAGAAGAGCCAGAAGCTCAGCGTGGCCAGCAGGAGGGGGACCCTGGGGACCGAGCTCCCCAAGATGACAAGAACTACACCTGACGTCTTGCAGAACAGAGCTGCCGAGGCCCTGGCAGCACCCGCTGCAGGGGCGGGAACGGGctgaccgccccccccccgccctgtcagccccacccccccaccccccgccctgtCAGCCCCGTAAcagctggcagagctggggccaaCCTCAGCAAGCACCTGGGCGTCTTCTCTCCAGGCAGGGTGCGGAAACCACCACAGGACCCAGAGGTCTCCTCCACCTACCTGGCCCCGCGCCTCCCGGATCTTCTCATGCAGGCGCTGCCGCAGAACGTCCAAGGCAAATACAGAGCCAGGCTCGTTGACCAGACCATCTACAAAGAAGGAGTCAGAGAACCAAAAGGAGACTCCCCCACGCCCCGACCTTCCTGTGCCCTCCCCAAGGGCCCAGCTTCGAAGCCTGAGTCTCCATACACTGCCCCCTCCAGTGACCACTCGTGGATCTGCAGGTCAGTTCCAGTAAATTCTACCCTACCTCTTCAAGCTGGATTGGCCTCCAGGACAGGACATCCTCATGTAGTGCGGGCCAAACCCACCTCCCACTTCTTCCAACTTCTGCAGTGCCCCCCAGACCCAGAGGCAGCTCTCACAACACCACTTCAGAGACGTGAGGGCAGTAAAGCTCTTCAAGCCAAGCTGCTCCAGGACCTCAGTGGGACACGGCCTTGCCCCTCGCCATCCCAGTTACTATGTGGCCTGGAACTACTGTGCACTTCCTGAGATTCCCATCCACCCCCAGAGGCCCCGTGATCTGTCCTCTGAAAACGCGTTCTTCGGGAAGTCTCACGCTATCTGATCATGCTGTTACGACCAGAGAGGACCACGTTTATATCTGTCCCAAATCTCAGTCgaccctgcccacccccctcacCTGCAGGGGCCCCGCTGGAGCTGGaggcctcctccttcttctccttggCTGCCACTGGCGTCCTGGCTTGAGACTTCTCCGCAGGGGCCTGGGCCTTGGGTTCTGCAGCCTTCTCCTCCCGCTCCCGGGATTTCTTCTgtgctctcttcctcttctttctgggGGGCCCAGCAGCTTCTGAGACTTGAGTTTTGCCAGCTGAAACACAAAATGAGAAAGGGCTGCCACCCCAATCCCTGTGACCCATTCAATAGGTAGGAAGGTCTTGCAAAGGCTTTGGTCCTAGAAAAATGCCAAAAGCCAATCAGGATGGGGGATATGGAGACCCTCATCCGTTGAACTCAGAACCACAAACTTCCTAGAAAGCAGACTAGCCACACTCATCAAAACCCTGAAAAACATCCACACGCTGACCCAGCAGTCTGCCTGCGAGAACTCATGCTGGGGAATGCAAAAAGATGTGGCCTCAGCATGTTCATCAAAACATCCTTTTTTGAGTGAAAAACTAAGAAAACCTAAATATCAATCTACAGTGACAATGATGGCACCGCCACAAAACAAACTATGACGTACCCAACAAAAAATAATGGCATAGGCTTTCATTTTAACAGATTGAGAgagaattctctggcggtccagtggttaggacaccgcgctctcactgccgagggcctgggttcaatccgtggtcggggacctaagatcccagaAGTGTGTGTGGAGGAGAGGGCAGAAAATGTTTACATtctaaaaggaaaatgagaattgAGTACACAAAGTAGGAGCCAAATTGTTTCAGTGAGAAATACTCAGAAGAAGTTTCAGAAAGACACAGATCTAACTAGTAACTGAGTGACGAAAAAATTCACTTAACTTCATTTTTCTACGGTGAACATATTTTccttgtataaaaaaaaaaaggttttcccTCTGGTAGGTCCGTGGCAGACGCTGccactctcccctcctctgcGCCAGGACAGGCCAGTTATTGTCTGTTTCACCTACTTGTGTATCTGCCTCCTGAGGGAGCCCTTGTCACCACTGCCGTGTAAACTCCCATTAGCAGGAgccatcttcttccttccttctccccacaccaCCACCAGGCCCACAGTAATGGgctgaaaaagtaattttttcatcATCACTCGTACCCGTCTTCCCACCCAGCGTGGAGAGCTGGCTAAGCCTGTTCACGACGCCCAACGGCAGAGCAACCATTCCACGGGGTCACCTCCTCCAAACCCCGGCCGAGCTTCCAGCCCGGAGGGCGCATATCTGAATCCTTCAGACTCCCAGACGGATGCCCCCAACGAGCAAGGGAAATGGCGTTGCCTTTAAGCATCCCTTTCAATTCTTCGCTCTACTATTTCACAGGCTTGTTTCACGCATCTACGTGTCTACTCCACCTGAAGGCTACTCAGGTGCGGTGTGGGGCAGACACCGACCTCCGCCGCGGAGGGGAGTGGGGACGCTGGGGCGTGGAGGGGCGCCCCCTTCCGAAGCCCTCCCAGTCCCGGCCGCGGGCTGCGCTTTACCCGACTTGCGCTTCTGTGGttcggggctgggctgggagcagATCTTCTTGGCCAGACTCTGCAGGTAGGCGTCCTTCGCGAGCAGAGAAGCCATGGCTGGAGGTTCGGGGGTCGGGCGGGCCTCGCTCCGGGGTCCTACTCGGGGGGAGGAGAGCCGGGGTGCAGCGCCCCGCGCCGGCACCGGCAACCGCAGGCACATCCACTGCCCCCGGCCGGCGCGACCCTCTCCCCTTCCGCTGCGCACGCCGGGAACCAGCACGTGGGCAGGCGCGGCCGGCCGAGCGCCGAGCAGCCAACGCGCGACGCTCGATTAACCAGGTGGCTCCACCGGAAGAggcgcggggggcggggcgcAAAGCATtatggggcgggggcggggaccgCGCCCGGCACCCGGTAGGTGCTCGGTACCCGTAGGGGCGACAGGAACAGATCCGCAGTAATTTAGTCCTCTGGGGGCTCAGACCCCAAGTAGGAGCTGGCGAGACCGCGTTCGTTCAGAAAGGACTGCGCGCCGGGCAGGTTCCAAGGCCCCGGGGTACAAGCGGCGAAGAAAACACACAGCAGTGTCCTCCTGAAGTTTATGTTTCAGTGGCGACTGGTAATAAATTCAGAGTGACGTGGCGGGTCGTGGGCTGTCATGTCCTCCGTACACTGGGACGGTGATCTCCCTCTGGGAAGGAGATAAAGCACGCCGGCGACAGGGCTTGGGATTGATGTCCCGGCTCTTCTGGGGTGACACCCGCCTCCCGCTTCTCAGGTGAGCCTGGCTCCAGGCACTGGGCCTCGCGTTCCACCTGGGTTGAGTCCTGAACCTCCCACTTCACTTCCCAGCTCCATGACCATGAGCACAGCACTTCAACCCCTTCCGAGCCTGTGGTCACCCCTCTCTGAGATGCCAGTAACGAGCACCGACTCGGGGTGCAACCAGAGGCACGACGCCTGGGCCACGTGATATGCAATAATGGCAGCTTTTCATGCATTCACCAAACATTAGGGCCCTTCCTAGACAGCTCCTTCTAGGCAATGGAAATGCAGCCATGACTGCAAGCTGACAAAGCCCTTGCTTGCCCAGAGCCCCCCGTGAGGAGAAGGCTGATACGGAGCCCAGTGTTGTCCAGGCAGAGCCCAGGGGCTGTTTTCCAACAGCCACGGAGACCAAGGGTGGTCCAAAACCGATTGGGGCTGAGCAAGAAAAGGAACCAACCAAAGCAAAACGGTGGAGCTGGTTTTATTCAACAGTCTCAttacaaaaataaccaaaacGTGTGCAGCAGCGGAATTAGGAAGGACCCTGCCTGATTTCTGCAAGAGTGGGCAGCCCCCTTTCCCCACAGCCCTGCAGGGGCAGTCAGCTAGCGCAGGGAGCCTCAGGGCAAGGTAGCGGGCAGAGCTCTGCGTGGGGGCCTGGCCTTGGCTAGTACTGTCCACTCCGAGCACTTGCGTCCTCCACTGTAAACACCTTGCTCAGGGCAGGTCTCCCAATGCTGGGCATCCTCCCTGCCCCGCTGTTAGGTCCTCAACGGGACAAACTATCCTGGAAACTTCCTTCCATCCAGCCAGCCAGGAAGGTAGCAAATAAGAGGTGACGACAAGAGGAAGGATGGGCCACCCTGGCACGGCTGGGGGTACTGCTTTCCCCCAACACTCCTAGGTGGGCTGTCTCTGGGCTGACACGGTTCCGAAAGAGGCCACGGCGGCTCCCCAAGTGGGCCCCAAGGCTGAAGGGAGTTGAGGCTGTGGTGGGCCCAGAGGGGAGCACTGGATTTCACTCCTAAGGTCTAGGGGCCCGGGGAGAGGAGCCCGGGGGGGCTCAGGCGTGCTCCGTGGGGCCGGGGCCACCGGCGTGGGAGTGGGCAGGGGCTGCAGCCTGCAGGGGGCCAGCACTGGGCTCCGGGGACGCCGGCAGAGGGATTGAGAGGCCGTCAGCGGAGTCTGTGTCGAGGTCCAGCCTCCAGTAAGCTTCACACAGAGGCAGATCATTAGCTTCGCAAAGACTTGAGCTTTTCCACCACCAGAAACCCAGGGAGAGACAGGAGCAGGAAGAGAGGGAAGCCAGGGAGGGAAAGCGAGACAGAAGCAGAGTTAAGGAAACACAGACCACACCCCAGGcctgccttcccctcctctcctcggTGCCGGCCCCTCCGTCAAGTGGCCTGGCTGAGGGCGAGGCGCGGGCGGCTGCCCCTGCTTCCGGGTCCTCCGGAGAATCCGAAAGGGAGCCTTCCGGGACCAGCCACCAGCAGGCTGTGACCTCGGCTGGTCCCTTCCACTGACCAACCGGTGTCCCTCCTGCCAAGTGGCATTCCTAGTCCCTGCCGCCACCTCCTGTCCTGGCTCCAGCTGCCCTCCTGCTGCAGGGAGCTGCCAGCCTGGCCACACGCTCCCACCAGCTGCAGGAACCAGCGTCCAGAGCTCGCTATGGCCTCCACGGTCCCGACACTTTGCAAGGCCCCTGAGGGCAGAGAGCCTGTCTTCCTTCTGGGTCTGGCCCTGGCTGGGACTCGGCCTGAATGGGGTGGCAGTTAGGAGCGGAGGCCCTGGTGTTGTGTGTGACCTCAAACAGGCCCCCGGCCCCTTGAACTCAGTCTCCCGTCTCTAATATGGGGACAGCAGGGCCGGCCTCTCAGGGCGAGGACGCAGGTGATGGGCACGGCTCGTGAAGGCTGTCAAGGGGGCGACTAGAGCATGTCCCGCCCCCACACTTGTCTCGCTGGCTTTCTCCCGAATCCTGCCCTGCCTCTCGCTCCCTCCCTTGCTCCTGCCCTCAGCGTTCAGCCTCAGAAACCATCCTGGACACAGAGCGGAGTCTCAAGGAGAGTGGAGggcaagaggcagagaaagagcaaATCGTGAGCAGAAAGCAGGGCAGCGAGCGTGGAGATGGGGGTGCAGGCAGCCGGGACGTGCAGGGAGGCCGGAGGACGGGCTGAGCGCTGGTGGCCCGGGTCGGGGGCCGAGCAGGGAGGGGCTGACAGCCCGCTGGCCCAGCCTCAGCCGAGCCCCAGCCACTGACAGGCATTTACAGACGAGAGAGGAACTCAGCCTCTCGAGGCACCGGGAACAGCGGGAAGGGACCCCAGGCCGGACCAGAAGCCCCTCTGGCTGAACCAGAGACTGCCGGGCCCAGAGCCAGGACGTGAGGAGCCTGGCTCTCAGGCCCCCTGGGTTCCACTGCAGCCCTGTCCCTCTGGCCCTCAGCCTCGAGAGGCAGGGCTGAATTGCTGGCCTGCAGCTGCTCAGTCCAGGGGCCTGGCCCTTGGGGGCAGCAGGGGGACAAACACAGGGACATAGGGGACAAGCAGGGCTGTGAGCAACGTCCCCAGCAGGGTCTGGAACCCCCCAGGGACCCACTTGGGACCCCTCTCTGAAGGCCTGGTATGTAGGAGGCACCCGCCGCATGTCTGCTGAGCCGTGGGTATCAGGGACTAGAGAAGGCCCCAGAACCCTCTGGAAGAGGCCCTCTGTCCCTTCCCGCAAAGGCCAAGATGGGCGGGGACCATGAGGGGTGGCACTGAGTCCAGCGCAGTGAAACCAAGCCCCAGACCACTGGCTCTGGGCGTCTGTGGCCCCAGCATGGCCGCCACGGGACAGAAAGGAGCATTGAACATCCATGACAGGAAGGACACATTTGTCCGGCAAGGGCGAGAGGGGGTGTGGACTCCATGTCTGCCGGACCGAGTCTCGATCTTTCCAAGCTAATGGGGACGGAGATGGGGGgtctctccagcctcagtttccccaaatgtAATTACACCTGGACTCTTGCTTTCTCAGGGCCCCTCCAGCTCAAACCGCCTCAGGTCTCAGGATTCTGAGTGGCCACACGAGGGCTGGGGTGACAGgtcttgctcactgctgtatccctggGGCTCAGCATGGGCCTGGCATGCAGGAGGGCTGTGGTCTGTGAACAAGGCTGAGCTGAATGGGAGCTCAGTGGTCCGAGTTCCCAGGCCTGGCTTTCAAGGCCATCCTCTGCTTgggttttctcctcctccttcccaggaGCCCCCACCCCTGACACCCACGGTGGGTATTCAGTGACACCCCTATGGAACTGCATCCCTGGGCAAGCACTGGAGTCCTGGACATGAGCCTGGGTGGCCAAGAGAGCTAGCCCGGCCTTGGTTGGAATGTTTAGATATTGCTTAGACAGCTAAGAGGGACAGACAAGCCCCCAGACAGAAATGCTGGCTTGGCCCTCCCAACCCTTGAGGTTCTGTGATTTTCATCCCGATGCCCAGGCCCTGGTAGACGGCGTAGGTTGTCTGTCCATCAAACGCTCTGACCATGAGGTCTCCTCTGAAACCCAGGCAAAGGGCTCTGTTGCCGAGACCGGGAAGGATTTGGAAAAACAGGACCTTCGGGCTGCCAGGTGGGGCTGGGCCGCCCCTGCTGGCCGGGCCCAGGTCCGCAGGTCCGCTCTGCACGGGGTCCAGCCCTATTTGTACCTGGACGAGTAATACTCCTCCTCCAGCTCGTACAGGTCTACGGAGACCTCATCCCGCAGGGCGACGAGCTTCCTGTCACACTCCTCCCGCAGAGCTCGCAGCTGCTGGTTGCGC
The window above is part of the Eubalaena glacialis isolate mEubGla1 chromosome 9, mEubGla1.1.hap2.+ XY, whole genome shotgun sequence genome. Proteins encoded here:
- the MED22 gene encoding mediator of RNA polymerase II transcription subunit 22, which translates into the protein MAQQRALPQSKETLLQSYNKRLKDDVKSIMDNFTEIIKTAKIEDETQVSRATQGEQDNYEMHVRAANIVRAGESLMKLVSDLKQFLILNDFPSVNEAIDQRNQQLRALREECDRKLVALRDEVSVDLYELEEEYYSSSSSLCEANDLPLCEAYWRLDLDTDSADGLSIPLPASPEPSAGPLQAAAPAHSHAGGPGPTEHA
- the SURF6 gene encoding surfeit locus protein 6, whose product is MCLRLPVPARGAAPRLSSPRVGPRSEARPTPEPPAMASLLAKDAYLQSLAKKICSQPSPEPQKRKSAGKTQVSEAAGPPRKKRKRAQKKSREREEKAAEPKAQAPAEKSQARTPVAAKEKKEEASSSSGAPADGLVNEPGSVFALDVLRQRLHEKIREARGQGRAELSSPAASEKRRRRKQERDRKKRKRRELRAKEKAAKAPEGAEAAEPPPEASREEAQARPGLLFNKVEVSEEEPGSKAQRRKEKRQKLKGNLTPLTGRNYRQLLERLQARRARLEELRDQDAGQARELEAKMQWTNVLYKAEGVKIRDDERLLQEALKRKEKRRAQRQRAWEKRTAHVVGRMQRRQDRRRQNVREKKAARAERRLEKARKKGRILPQDLERAGLA